Genomic DNA from Chanos chanos chromosome 6, fChaCha1.1, whole genome shotgun sequence:
AAAATTTTGAGGTGCCAGCTCAGATTCTGAAGTGTCAGTTGTGAGAGAGACACTTCCACAATAGACTTCTGCAAAGCTTTAAACAACTGGGACGCCCACACCGAATCTTCCAAGCTCTCCTGAATGCGATCAACAAGGTTAATCAGATGTGGAGCAAGGCAACAGTTCTTGGAGTACAGTTCACACACCTTACTGATCAGCTTCTCTGAATATTTCTCCATGTGATAGAAATgcatgagaaaaataaagacagctttgaatgatgtcacagtcatttCTCTGTTGCCATGATTGTCCACAATTTTGAGAAGAGCTATCACGTGATCAAACAGGTAGCCCAGTCCTTTaccctcctctccttcatctgCTTCCAAGTGTACCAGGCAGAGGAGGTTCAATCTGCAGAGCATTGTGTTACTGTCATTGAATACAGTTGGAAGGAGAGAGGCTGCAAGGCGAGGTGTGACAAGCACAGGTAAACATTCCTCTCCATGGCTAGATATGGGCCTGTTCTCTGGGAAGTGGAGGATACACCTCATGTAGAATAACTTCTCAGGAATGGTTAAGAGTGGATGTTGTGCCATGCCAACAAGTCGTTTCAGAAAGAAGTTCTCATCCTCTGCACTGAAGAGACTATCTGTGAACGCACCTTTCATGAACAGTGTCACATGGAGTAGCTCAACTTCTCCAGTTCCAAAAAGACGAAGCAGCTGAGACTTAAATATTGCGGGGGAGAGGGCAGGCACCATGGCAACTATCTCCACCAGTTCTCGAAGCAAGGAAGCCTGGGAGACTGGAGTCAGCAGGTATGACTCCTCTAACAGCAATGTCATTATGGACCTCAGTTCTTTACAGTCACCACCAGTTTGGAGCTGTGGTACCTGATTCATCAGGTTGAATGGAAACATTATAGATAATTGTGTGTCAATGCATTTCCATGCAAGTCCTTCATTTCCTGTGAGGAGATTCTTAAGATCTGTGTCAGCTACATCTTTTTGTTGAGCCAAGTGACGGATAGCATTTTTTAGCCCCAAGGTGAATAACAGGCAGTAAGACTGATGAAGAACTGTTGTCTCTTGTTGTTTAAACTGATACAGAGCCTCCAGCTTCTGTGAAAGCAGGCCAGGATAACAGGTTTCTATCTCCCTAAGGCAGTCACATGCTGTGGCCCTAACAGGGTAGTGCGCTGACCCTCCTCTGTGATCATTTGTGTCCTGAATTGTTTGGAACAGAAGATCCAAAAAGTCTTCAGCCACTTTTGCCTTACTGGTAAAGCAGGATGTGCATACCAACACATTAGTGATGGTCAGCATGAGATGGCatttgagagaaacagacttTTGTGGAGCATGAGTTAAAATAGACATGAGATCCTGCACGGTCTCTTCACCAACTGAGACAGTAGGGCACAA
This window encodes:
- the ap5b1 gene encoding AP-5 complex subunit beta-1; the encoded protein is MATANSWNQRLSNFLQSPSQFLTCTTTDSFLTDLLHELRDDKANDNTKILLLSVLLEHPNVLCPTVSVGEETVQDLMSILTHAPQKSVSLKCHLMLTITNVLVCTSCFTSKAKVAEDFLDLLFQTIQDTNDHRGGSAHYPVRATACDCLREIETCYPGLLSQKLEALYQFKQQETTVLHQSYCLLFTLGLKNAIRHLAQQKDVADTDLKNLLTGNEGLAWKCIDTQLSIMFPFNLMNQVPQLQTGGDCKELRSIMTLLLEESYLLTPVSQASLLRELVEIVAMVPALSPAIFKSQLLRLFGTGEVELLHVTLFMKGAFTDSLFSAEDENFFLKRLVGMAQHPLLTIPEKLFYMRCILHFPENRPISSHGEECLPVLVTPRLAASLLPTVFNDSNTMLCRLNLLCLVHLEADEGEEGKGLGYLFDHVIALLKIVDNHGNREMTVTSFKAVFIFLMHFYHMEKYSEKLISKVCELYSKNCCLAPHLINLVDRIQESLEDSVWASQLFKALQKSIVEVSLSQLTLQNLSWHLKILGRVAKENKIPQRNTLYFLLNVLLNSSLCERGSWQVGNAILAVCRNLLKHPTLNQVFIELADLLQYMSAHYEDTDIQDHARFYYTLLTNLSWEKLSGVLAKGADGGQAKIRSLSAIMAESDGLTNCLTIHQTDQPVLQLVKIQNQESQKSTTSATKLEDVEKQGALEFYQEQFLTPGFASEVTLQYILTYTEVNDSLFDRIFSICLHFDLKDSNYAEVSDICVPCLFRDRKPPEVCLKLKPRLPYPTTVNVRAVFTTEDGLSWHTQLPDVTVSFPEVFLPLPLPPGTSHVLKQDVFDHLWNAMSSGESNCAATSLFCFQIGDSSLNDLIKSHFESYLISEQLEQNGCKVLFFLPPKFHVLLKIEQAEDSIQVNIATDNWELLPHVNAYLLNITALSNMTPSHI